In Veillonellaceae bacterium, the genomic window CGTTACCTACTGTACCGGTAGCAGTAATCACGCGGTTAATTCCTTGTTTTTCAACAGTGACGGTGTAGGTTCCGGGAATCCCGGGGCCTAGTGGCTGATTATGAATTGTTTCTGGCAAAGTCCCATTATTAGTGCTTAATGCAAGCAGCGCTTTTTTGGCGCCAGCCTCGGCGGCATATTGCGCGGCTACACCGTCTCTAAAGGACGCGGCTGTGCGGACCTCCGCCGAACTTACTGAAAGCATAGTACCCCCTAAGGCTAATAACAGCATCATAGCTAAAAGCGCTAAAATACTAACTGAGCCTTGCTGTGTATTTAATTTAGTAGAAGATATATCACTCATCTTATCTACCGCCTATCTTGGAGGTACATTAAGGCTTACAACTGTTGTTTTTAAAGTGATGCTTTGGCGCGGAAGTTTATCAGTGTAAGAATCAATAGCTGTAAGATTAATACTGACTGTGCGGTTATCTGTAGTATCAAGTTCAAAGGTGGCAGCTACCTTAACATTATTTTCACCGGTGATGGGCTGAGCCCCTCCCCCTTCGCTTTTATTCACCCGTCTTAGTACTCCATTACTTGAACAATATATATAGATGGTATCTTCATTGGAAACTGTATCGTTCTTCTTAAAGGTTATGCCACTTTTATTCTCGTCTACAACAACATTTGAGGCATAGCGAAGCTCACGGGCGACAGAATCTAAAGCAAATCTTGCTGTCTGCTGAACTTCAGTTTTACGACTACCTGTTTGCCAGGCTTGCAGTGAAGTTGAAAGCAAACTAACGACTGCCGTCATAAGTAGCACAGTCAAAGCCATTCCAATTACAAGTTCTACTAGTGTTATTCCTGATTGGTTTGATAGATGCCGCTGCATAAAACCTCCGCTAATTGCGTGGAAATGTCGAAAAAGTTGTGTTACGCAACCCATAAGTGGTCATGTTTATAACGTTATCGCCTGTAGTATTGCTCCATTTAACCGTCACTGTTATGACAACAATTTTACAAGTGAGATCGCTAGGAGTATATAAAGATGCTTCTGTCTCGATTGTGCTATTAGGAATTTCATTGCCGGAAGCAATTGTGGTTACCGGATATGTTACCTTATTCCAGTCAGCGATATTATTTCGTCTTTCTTCAATGTCACGTTTTACTTCCTCCATGCGCTGCTGAGCAACATTCGTCGCGATTGTATAATTACCAGCCTTGGTATTGGCCTGCAGTGATTTAGTATACATTCCGACTATAGCAACTAAGGCGACAGTAATTATCAGCATAGCCAATACTACGTCCATCAGTAAAAAACCTTTTTGATTTTTAATATCCATGATTTATCCCATCTTTCCGGGGGATCAAAAACTATCCTTACTGGATTGATCGCTTATCCGTATTCTACCGGTCGACGCAATAATCACAAACTTTTGTTTTTTAGTTTTTTTACTACTTAAAGTTATAGTTGCCGGCTTAAGCGGATAGCCGTTTATACCGAAGATAACACCATCTTTAGGGGTGTAATCAAACTTTACTGACCTAGGCAATGTTACAGACTCTGTTAGTTTTGCATTGACGGTAATGTAATAACGACTTGGATTGGATTTATCAAAGTACATGGACGGGGAGCTCTTAGAAGGGGCTGTATTAATTGATTCTTGCTGAGATTTTCTCAACCCCGCAACGATTAAAGCTGCAGCATTTTCTAGCTCGCGGTTGGCAAGGGTATTCCCCAAGGCTGGGAGAGCCATTCCCGCTAGAAT contains:
- a CDS encoding prepilin-type N-terminal cleavage/methylation domain-containing protein produces the protein MQRGFTLIEVVVVIAVLGILAGMALPALGNTLANRELENAAALIVAGLRKSQQESINTAPSKSSPSMYFDKSNPSRYYITVNAKLTESVTLPRSVKFDYTPKDGVIFGINGYPLKPATITLSSKKTKKQKFVIIASTGRIRISDQSSKDSF